From one Marmota flaviventris isolate mMarFla1 chromosome 1, mMarFla1.hap1, whole genome shotgun sequence genomic stretch:
- the Med26 gene encoding mediator of RNA polymerase II transcription subunit 26 isoform X2, with protein MVAVLEVISSLERYPITKEALEETRLGKLINDVRKKTKNEELAKRAKKLLRSWQKLIEPVHQNEAALRGLAGAAGSANGGAHNCRPEAGTAGTPKSIHDLKNRNDIQRLPGQRLDRLGSRKRRGDQRDLGHPGPPPKVSKATHDPLVPNSSPLPTNGISGSPESFPSPLDGSGHSGSEGSRLEPSENDKHSSKIPVNAVRPHTSSPSLGKSPGPCLQTKASVLQQLDRVDETPGPPHPRAPPRCSFSPRNSRHEGSFARQRSPYAPKGSVPSPSPRPQSLDATQVPSPLPLAQPSTPPVRRLELLPSTDSPVRWLEQSEGHQRLVGPGCKAGLLPAESLLSRAGFSPDSSKADSDAASSGGSDNKKKKRYRPRDYTVNLDGQMAEAGVKPVRLKERKLTFDPMTRQIKPLTQKEPVRADSPVHTEQPPRTELDKQEAKASLQSPFEQTNWKELSRNEIIQSYLSRQSSLLSSSGAQTPGAHHFMSEYLKQEESTRRGARQPHVLVPHGPPTDLPGLSREVTQDDLDRIQAHQWPGVNGCQDTQGNWYDWTQCISLDPHGDDGRLNVLPYVCLD; from the exons ATGGTGGCGGTGTTGGAAGTCATCTCCAGCCTGGAGAGATACCCCATTACCAAAGAGGCACTGGAG GAAACACGACTTGGGAAGCTCATCAACGACGTCCGTAAAAAAACCAAGAACGAGGAGCTCGCCAAGCGGGCAAAGAAGCTGCTGCGCAGCTGGCAGAAGCTCATTGAGCCAGTGCACCAAAATGAGGCAGCGCTGCGGGGGCTGGCCGGGGCCGCTGGCTCAGCCAATGGGGGTGCCCACAACTGCCGGCCAGAGGCGGGGACGGCTGGCACACCCAAGAGCATCCATGACCTGAAGAACCGCAACGACATCCAGAGGCTGCCTGGGCAACGGCTGGACAGGCTGGGCAGCCGCAAGCGCCGGGGGGACCAGCGTGACCTTGGACACCCTGGGCCACCTCCCAAGGTTTCCAAAGCTACTCATGACCCCCTAGTCCCCAACTCATCCCCACTCCCCACCAATGGGATCAGTGGGAGCCCAGAGAGCTTCCCCAGCCCCCTGGATGGCAGTGGGCACTCGGGCTCTGAAGGCAGCCGCCTGGAGCCCAGCGAGAACGACAAGCACAGCAGCAAGATCCCTGTCAATGCCGTGCGGCCGCATACCAGCTCCCCAAGCCTGGGCaagtcccctggaccctgcttGCAGACAAAGGCTTCAGTGCTGCAGCAGCTGGACAGGGTGGACGAGACTCcaggccctccccaccccagggctcCCCCGCGCTGCTCTTTCAGCCCCCGGAACTCACGGCATGAGGGCTCCTTTGCCCGGCAGCGGAGCCCATATGCACCCAAGGGCTCTGTGCCCAGCCCCTCACCACGGCCCCAGTCGCTCGATGCTACACAGGTGCCATCACCGCTTCCACTGGCCCAGCCATCCACACCGCCTGTGCGGAGGCTAGAGCTGCTCCCCAGCACGGACAGCCCTGTGCGCTGGCTGGAGCAGTCTGAGGGCCACCAGCGGCTGGTGGGGCCAGGCTGCAAGGCAGGGCTGCTTCCAGCTGAATCCCTCCTGTCACGGGCGGGTTTCTCCCCAGACTCCTCTAAGGCAGACAGCGATGCTGCTTCCTCCGGTGGCTcggacaataaaaagaaaaagaggtacCGACCTCGAGACTACACGGTTAACTTGGACGGGCAAATGGCTGAGGCGGGCGTCAAGCCCGTCCGGTTAAAAGAGCGGAAGCTCACCTTTGACCCCATGACAAGACAGATCAAACCTCTGACCCAGAAAGAGCCAGTGCGGGCAGACAGCCCTGTGCACACAGAGCAGCCACCTAGGACAGAACTGGATAAGCAGGAGGCCAAGGCTAGCCTCCAAAGCCCCTTTGAGCAGACGAACTGGAAGGAGCTGTCGCGCAACGAGATCATACAGTCCTACCTGAGCAGGCAGAGCAGCCTGCTCTCGTCATCAGGCGCACAGACCCCAGGGGCTCACCACTTTATGTCTGAATacctgaagcaggaggagagcACCAGGCGAGGGGCCAGGCAGCCACATGTGCTGGTGCCTCATGGGCCGCCCACGGACCTTCCCGGGCTGAGCCGAGAGGTAACACAGGACGATCTTGACAGAATCCAGGCCCACCAGTGGCCAGGGGTGAACGGGTGTCAGGACACACAGGGTAACTGGTATGACTGGACGCAGTGCATATCACTCGACCCGCACGGTGACGACGGGCGGTTGAACGTTCTGCCTTATGTCTGCTTGGACTGA
- the Med26 gene encoding mediator of RNA polymerase II transcription subunit 26 isoform X1: MTAAPASPQQIRDRLLQAIDSQSNIRNMVAVLEVISSLERYPITKEALEETRLGKLINDVRKKTKNEELAKRAKKLLRSWQKLIEPVHQNEAALRGLAGAAGSANGGAHNCRPEAGTAGTPKSIHDLKNRNDIQRLPGQRLDRLGSRKRRGDQRDLGHPGPPPKVSKATHDPLVPNSSPLPTNGISGSPESFPSPLDGSGHSGSEGSRLEPSENDKHSSKIPVNAVRPHTSSPSLGKSPGPCLQTKASVLQQLDRVDETPGPPHPRAPPRCSFSPRNSRHEGSFARQRSPYAPKGSVPSPSPRPQSLDATQVPSPLPLAQPSTPPVRRLELLPSTDSPVRWLEQSEGHQRLVGPGCKAGLLPAESLLSRAGFSPDSSKADSDAASSGGSDNKKKKRYRPRDYTVNLDGQMAEAGVKPVRLKERKLTFDPMTRQIKPLTQKEPVRADSPVHTEQPPRTELDKQEAKASLQSPFEQTNWKELSRNEIIQSYLSRQSSLLSSSGAQTPGAHHFMSEYLKQEESTRRGARQPHVLVPHGPPTDLPGLSREVTQDDLDRIQAHQWPGVNGCQDTQGNWYDWTQCISLDPHGDDGRLNVLPYVCLD; the protein is encoded by the exons ATCCGGAACATGGTGGCGGTGTTGGAAGTCATCTCCAGCCTGGAGAGATACCCCATTACCAAAGAGGCACTGGAG GAAACACGACTTGGGAAGCTCATCAACGACGTCCGTAAAAAAACCAAGAACGAGGAGCTCGCCAAGCGGGCAAAGAAGCTGCTGCGCAGCTGGCAGAAGCTCATTGAGCCAGTGCACCAAAATGAGGCAGCGCTGCGGGGGCTGGCCGGGGCCGCTGGCTCAGCCAATGGGGGTGCCCACAACTGCCGGCCAGAGGCGGGGACGGCTGGCACACCCAAGAGCATCCATGACCTGAAGAACCGCAACGACATCCAGAGGCTGCCTGGGCAACGGCTGGACAGGCTGGGCAGCCGCAAGCGCCGGGGGGACCAGCGTGACCTTGGACACCCTGGGCCACCTCCCAAGGTTTCCAAAGCTACTCATGACCCCCTAGTCCCCAACTCATCCCCACTCCCCACCAATGGGATCAGTGGGAGCCCAGAGAGCTTCCCCAGCCCCCTGGATGGCAGTGGGCACTCGGGCTCTGAAGGCAGCCGCCTGGAGCCCAGCGAGAACGACAAGCACAGCAGCAAGATCCCTGTCAATGCCGTGCGGCCGCATACCAGCTCCCCAAGCCTGGGCaagtcccctggaccctgcttGCAGACAAAGGCTTCAGTGCTGCAGCAGCTGGACAGGGTGGACGAGACTCcaggccctccccaccccagggctcCCCCGCGCTGCTCTTTCAGCCCCCGGAACTCACGGCATGAGGGCTCCTTTGCCCGGCAGCGGAGCCCATATGCACCCAAGGGCTCTGTGCCCAGCCCCTCACCACGGCCCCAGTCGCTCGATGCTACACAGGTGCCATCACCGCTTCCACTGGCCCAGCCATCCACACCGCCTGTGCGGAGGCTAGAGCTGCTCCCCAGCACGGACAGCCCTGTGCGCTGGCTGGAGCAGTCTGAGGGCCACCAGCGGCTGGTGGGGCCAGGCTGCAAGGCAGGGCTGCTTCCAGCTGAATCCCTCCTGTCACGGGCGGGTTTCTCCCCAGACTCCTCTAAGGCAGACAGCGATGCTGCTTCCTCCGGTGGCTcggacaataaaaagaaaaagaggtacCGACCTCGAGACTACACGGTTAACTTGGACGGGCAAATGGCTGAGGCGGGCGTCAAGCCCGTCCGGTTAAAAGAGCGGAAGCTCACCTTTGACCCCATGACAAGACAGATCAAACCTCTGACCCAGAAAGAGCCAGTGCGGGCAGACAGCCCTGTGCACACAGAGCAGCCACCTAGGACAGAACTGGATAAGCAGGAGGCCAAGGCTAGCCTCCAAAGCCCCTTTGAGCAGACGAACTGGAAGGAGCTGTCGCGCAACGAGATCATACAGTCCTACCTGAGCAGGCAGAGCAGCCTGCTCTCGTCATCAGGCGCACAGACCCCAGGGGCTCACCACTTTATGTCTGAATacctgaagcaggaggagagcACCAGGCGAGGGGCCAGGCAGCCACATGTGCTGGTGCCTCATGGGCCGCCCACGGACCTTCCCGGGCTGAGCCGAGAGGTAACACAGGACGATCTTGACAGAATCCAGGCCCACCAGTGGCCAGGGGTGAACGGGTGTCAGGACACACAGGGTAACTGGTATGACTGGACGCAGTGCATATCACTCGACCCGCACGGTGACGACGGGCGGTTGAACGTTCTGCCTTATGTCTGCTTGGACTGA